A portion of the Candidatus Sericytochromatia bacterium genome contains these proteins:
- a CDS encoding alpha/beta hydrolase-fold protein — MTRRPKLRHGRLHRTKAFSIPGIAGQHPLTLYLPPDYDHGDRRYPVAYVFDGQNIFHDEGSFAGGWHLNHALDLRATAEREVPIVVGIHHGANRAAELTPWPVEEGQAAWGDALLDWVVGDLAAMMAEDVRILEGPEHTAIGGSSLGGLLALYGFFRHNDQFGKALVMSPSLWVAEGKVFEHVARARCGGDPRIYLDCGALEAEGIVIEHARWMHDMLLRKGFVDGYHVMWRPDTHGAHNELHWRRRLPRALRFLYDT; from the coding sequence GCCCCAAGCTTCGTCACGGCCGCCTTCATCGCACCAAGGCCTTCAGCATCCCGGGCATCGCCGGCCAGCATCCGCTCACGCTGTACCTGCCGCCGGACTATGACCACGGCGATCGCCGCTACCCGGTGGCCTACGTCTTCGATGGCCAGAACATCTTCCACGACGAGGGCTCCTTCGCCGGCGGCTGGCATCTGAACCACGCCCTCGACCTGCGCGCCACCGCCGAGCGGGAGGTGCCGATCGTGGTGGGCATCCATCATGGGGCCAACCGGGCCGCGGAACTGACGCCCTGGCCGGTCGAAGAGGGGCAGGCCGCCTGGGGCGATGCCTTGCTCGACTGGGTGGTGGGGGACCTGGCCGCCATGATGGCCGAGGACGTGCGCATCCTGGAAGGACCTGAGCACACGGCGATCGGGGGTTCCTCCCTGGGAGGCCTGCTGGCGCTGTATGGCTTCTTCCGGCACAACGACCAGTTCGGCAAGGCCCTGGTGATGTCGCCCTCGCTGTGGGTGGCCGAGGGCAAGGTCTTCGAGCACGTCGCGCGGGCCCGCTGCGGGGGGGATCCGCGCATCTATCTCGATTGCGGGGCGCTGGAGGCCGAGGGCATCGTGATCGAGCACGCCCGCTGGATGCACGACATGTTGCTGCGCAAGGGCTTTGTCGACGGCTATCACGTGATGTGGCGCCCCGACACCCACGGTGCCCACAACGAGCTGCACTGGCGGCGGCGCCTGCCACGGGCGCTGCGTTTCCTGTACGATACCTGA